One Algibacter sp. L3A6 genomic region harbors:
- the nhaC gene encoding Na+/H+ antiporter NhaC — translation MHDDKNISEIKADHETIIENSELNIWEALIPVILLMGLLFYNITYEDGEWFGEYSNQFILLIGGAIAAVVGFYNKVSVNRMVTEVWANLKSVFIPIMILFLVGALAGTWLVSGVIPAMVYYGLQVLSPSIFLPASVIIAAVISIATGSSWTTSATVGIALVGIGTALGIPPGMIAGAVISGAYFGDKMSPLSDTTNLAPAMAGTDLFTHIRYMTITTIPTIIITLVVFAILSMNVDTTGSADVSSLLVSIDSTFNITPWLFLVPVTVIALILLKTKPLIALVTGVLLAAVFAFVFQPEILNGLGDSKISTIITSILTDTQITTDNEKLNELFSAGGMKGMLWTIYLITCAMIFGGIMDGIGALARITKGLLSIATSVFGLFASTVISCLGLNIIASDQYLAIVIPGKMFKKAYEDRGLAPENLSRTLEDSGTVTSVLIPWNTCGAYQSGVLGVGISEYFVYAIFNWLSPFTTLLFAALNIKIRQLASK, via the coding sequence ATGCACGACGACAAGAATATTTCTGAGATAAAAGCAGACCATGAAACAATTATTGAAAACTCAGAATTGAATATTTGGGAAGCTTTAATTCCCGTTATTCTTCTAATGGGTTTATTGTTTTACAACATTACTTATGAAGATGGCGAATGGTTTGGAGAATATTCTAATCAATTTATTTTACTTATTGGTGGTGCCATTGCTGCCGTAGTTGGTTTTTACAACAAAGTATCTGTTAACCGCATGGTTACCGAAGTTTGGGCCAATCTAAAAAGTGTTTTTATCCCTATTATGATCCTTTTTTTAGTTGGAGCTTTAGCTGGCACTTGGCTTGTTAGTGGCGTAATTCCTGCTATGGTTTATTATGGTTTACAAGTGCTTAGCCCAAGTATATTTTTACCTGCATCTGTTATTATTGCTGCTGTAATTTCTATTGCAACAGGAAGTTCTTGGACCACATCGGCTACAGTTGGTATTGCTCTAGTTGGTATTGGTACGGCTTTAGGTATTCCTCCAGGTATGATTGCTGGTGCTGTAATTTCTGGCGCTTATTTTGGAGATAAAATGTCGCCCTTAAGTGATACCACTAACCTTGCTCCTGCTATGGCCGGAACAGATTTATTTACACATATTAGATACATGACTATTACAACCATACCTACCATAATAATTACGCTAGTTGTTTTTGCTATTTTAAGTATGAATGTTGATACTACCGGAAGTGCCGATGTTTCAAGTTTATTAGTAAGTATTGATAGTACATTTAATATTACACCTTGGTTGTTTTTAGTACCAGTGACTGTTATTGCTTTAATTCTATTAAAAACAAAACCGCTTATTGCTCTGGTAACAGGTGTTTTGTTAGCTGCTGTTTTTGCTTTTGTTTTTCAACCAGAAATTCTAAATGGTTTAGGTGATTCTAAAATTTCGACTATAATAACTTCTATTTTAACCGATACACAAATTACTACAGATAATGAAAAACTAAACGAGCTCTTTTCTGCAGGAGGAATGAAAGGTATGCTTTGGACTATCTATTTAATTACTTGTGCCATGATTTTTGGTGGCATTATGGATGGCATTGGTGCCTTAGCAAGAATTACAAAAGGGTTACTATCTATAGCAACCTCTGTATTTGGTTTATTTGCTAGTACCGTAATTAGCTGTTTAGGTTTAAACATTATAGCATCCGATCAATATTTAGCTATTGTAATTCCTGGTAAAATGTTTAAAAAAGCTTATGAAGATCGTGGTTTAGCACCCGAGAATTTAAGTAGAACCTTGGAAGATTCTGGTACAGTAACGTCAGTACTTATCCCTTGGAATACCTGTGGAGCTTATCAATCTGGAGTTTTAGGTGTTGGCATATCAGAGTATTTTGTATATGCTATTTTTAACTGGTTAAGTCCGTTTACTACACTCCTATTTGCAGCCTTAAATATTAAAATTAGACAACTCGCTTCTAAATAG
- the smpB gene encoding SsrA-binding protein SmpB produces MQNKINIQNKKARFLYEILDKYTAGIVLSGTEIKSIRSSRASIAESFCEFNEAGELFVINMTVEEYIYGNYYNHKPKAERKLLLNRKELKKLHKEVQNTGLTIIPLRLFINEKGYAKLVIALAKGKKLYDKRETIKDRDNKRNLDRIKKIYK; encoded by the coding sequence ATGCAAAATAAGATAAACATACAGAACAAAAAGGCGCGCTTTCTATACGAGATTTTAGATAAGTACACCGCAGGAATTGTACTTTCGGGTACTGAAATTAAGTCGATTAGAAGTAGTAGAGCATCTATTGCCGAAAGTTTTTGCGAGTTTAACGAGGCTGGCGAACTTTTTGTAATAAATATGACGGTTGAGGAATATATCTATGGAAATTATTACAACCATAAACCCAAAGCGGAACGAAAATTGCTGCTAAACCGAAAGGAATTAAAAAAATTGCATAAAGAAGTGCAAAATACAGGTTTAACTATAATTCCGTTGCGTTTATTTATTAACGAAAAAGGTTACGCTAAATTAGTTATTGCTTTAGCAAAAGGTAAAAAACTATATGATAAACGTGAAACTATAAAAGATCGTGATAATAAACGAAACTTAGATCGAATTAAGAAAATTTACAAATAA
- a CDS encoding pyridoxamine 5'-phosphate oxidase family protein encodes MSNFTPSITPEIEDFIKAQHIFFVGTAASDGRINISPKGHDSLRVLSPNKIVWLNLTGSGNETAAHLLQQNRMTIMFCAFEGKPLILRLYGRAITYHERDTEYQEHIGLFEKNTGSRQIIVMDIESVQTSCGYSIPFMDFKEERGMLNSWSEKQGKARIENYWKENNTQSIDGFDTKILED; translated from the coding sequence ATGAGTAATTTTACACCGAGCATAACTCCTGAAATTGAAGATTTTATTAAAGCTCAACACATATTTTTTGTTGGCACAGCGGCTAGTGATGGACGTATAAATATTTCGCCAAAGGGACATGATTCGCTTCGTGTTTTATCACCTAACAAAATAGTTTGGTTGAACTTAACAGGTAGTGGCAACGAAACAGCTGCTCACCTACTGCAACAAAACCGAATGACTATTATGTTTTGTGCTTTTGAGGGTAAACCTTTGATTTTACGCCTTTATGGTAGGGCAATAACCTACCATGAGCGCGATACAGAATACCAAGAACATATTGGTTTGTTTGAGAAAAATACAGGCTCTAGACAAATTATTGTTATGGATATAGAATCTGTACAAACGTCGTGCGGTTACTCTATTCCTTTTATGGATTTTAAGGAGGAACGCGGTATGCTGAATTCTTGGTCGGAAAAGCAAGGTAAAGCCCGTATTGAAAACTATTGGAAAGAAAACAACACCCAAAGTATTGATGGTTTTGACACCAAAATTTTAGAAGATTAA
- a CDS encoding metal-dependent hydrolase, which translates to MDSLTQIVLGAACGEAVLGKKIGNKALLFGAIGGTIPDLDVIVGGLIHQNKIDAMLFHRGFMHSILFSVLAAFFLGWLVFKLYNTKKRIDTTNQADWIRLFFWSLLTHPILDCFTPYGTQLFAPFSNYRVAFNNIAVVDLLYTVPFLVCIIVLMFFKRTSVKRSLWLKWGIGISSVYMLFTVVNKLYIDSVFRSSLAEKEIEYYRYSSNPALLNNILWYGIAETKTGYFIANYSLLDTKSSFINFVELPKQRDLKPEAYQDIKDLAWFSNGYYSVYKMEDNDYQYNDLRYPLLNDNDPNSSVFKMKLFKEGDRLNMIPFEPESRDFKAAIGNLWERTKGI; encoded by the coding sequence ATGGATTCATTAACTCAAATCGTTTTAGGTGCTGCGTGTGGCGAAGCTGTTCTAGGCAAGAAAATAGGCAATAAAGCGCTGTTATTTGGTGCAATAGGTGGCACAATACCCGATTTGGATGTTATTGTAGGTGGCTTAATTCATCAAAATAAAATTGATGCCATGTTATTTCATCGTGGTTTTATGCACTCCATTTTATTTTCTGTTTTGGCTGCTTTTTTCTTGGGTTGGCTTGTTTTTAAGCTCTATAACACCAAAAAACGTATTGATACAACAAACCAAGCCGATTGGATACGCTTGTTTTTCTGGTCGCTATTAACGCACCCCATATTAGATTGTTTTACACCTTATGGCACGCAATTGTTTGCACCATTTAGTAATTATAGAGTAGCCTTTAATAATATTGCTGTGGTCGATCTGTTGTATACGGTTCCTTTTTTAGTGTGTATTATTGTCTTGATGTTTTTTAAGCGTACATCAGTAAAAAGAAGCCTTTGGTTAAAATGGGGTATAGGCATCAGTTCGGTTTATATGCTTTTTACGGTTGTTAATAAATTGTATATCGATTCTGTTTTTAGAAGTTCTTTGGCAGAAAAAGAAATAGAATATTACCGTTACAGTTCTAACCCCGCACTTTTAAACAATATATTATGGTATGGCATTGCCGAAACAAAAACGGGTTATTTTATCGCTAATTATTCACTGTTAGACACTAAAAGTAGCTTTATTAATTTTGTAGAATTGCCAAAACAACGTGATTTAAAACCAGAAGCTTATCAAGATATAAAAGATCTAGCTTGGTTTAGTAATGGTTATTATAGTGTGTATAAAATGGAGGACAATGATTATCAATACAACGATTTGCGTTATCCATTATTAAATGACAACGATCCGAACTCTTCAGTATTTAAAATGAAACTTTTTAAAGAAGGCGACCGACTAAACATGATACCTTTCGAGCCAGAATCGAGAGATTTTAAAGCAGCAATCGGAAATTTGTGGGAGCGTACAAAAGGAATTTAA
- a CDS encoding peroxiredoxin has product MALVGKRFPDLNVDAMNDMGDTFKVNVLEEAVNNKKKVVLFWYPKDFTFVCPTELHAFQAALPEFEKRNTIVIGASCDTPEVHFAWLSQAKDNGGIEGVTYPILADSNRNLSNILGILDITNETFDEETGTVQVEGDNVTYRATYIIDEDGVVQHESINNMPLGRNVGEYIRLVDALTHVQEKGEVCPANWEEGKEAMAPNAKGTAAYLAAN; this is encoded by the coding sequence ATGGCATTAGTAGGAAAAAGATTTCCAGATTTAAACGTTGACGCAATGAACGATATGGGCGATACTTTTAAAGTAAACGTTCTTGAAGAAGCAGTTAACAACAAGAAAAAAGTAGTTTTATTTTGGTACCCAAAAGATTTCACTTTTGTATGCCCAACAGAATTACACGCATTTCAAGCAGCTTTACCAGAATTTGAAAAGCGTAACACTATTGTTATTGGTGCATCTTGCGATACTCCAGAAGTACACTTTGCATGGTTAAGCCAAGCTAAAGATAACGGTGGAATTGAAGGTGTAACTTACCCAATTTTAGCAGATAGTAACAGAAACTTATCAAACATCTTAGGTATTTTAGATATCACTAACGAAACGTTTGATGAAGAAACTGGAACTGTACAAGTTGAAGGTGATAACGTAACTTATAGAGCGACTTACATTATTGACGAAGATGGTGTTGTACAACATGAAAGTATTAACAACATGCCTTTAGGTAGAAATGTTGGTGAATACATCCGTTTAGTAGATGCTTTAACTCACGTACAAGAAAAAGGTGAAGTTTGTCCTGCAAACTGGGAAGAAGGAAAAGAAGCTATGGCTCCAAATGCAAAAGGAACTGCAGCATACTTAGCAGCTAACTAG